In one window of Nitrospirota bacterium DNA:
- a CDS encoding ROK family protein produces MKKDNCIVIGIDLGGSAIRLSTVTSRGKIRYSRRVDISGRREKRYILSSIIENITELTVIEKHAGNRICAVGIGSPGIIDLGKGVVITSPNFTDWKGVRLKSILENAVNLPVVLDNDANAAAYGEKWKGAGRRADSLVCLTMGTGIGGGIILNGEVWHGADGMAGEIGHMTVDPSGPRCNCGNYGCLEAYSSATGMIRSAVGSIKLGKRSSLRRLSSGRSGNITSKMIYDAALTGDRLSINILNDAGKYLGIAMAGLINILNPEMIVLTGAVTGAWDFFMPAAMMEMRKRAYEVLTDRTKIVRGRLADTAGIVGAAGLAIKQL; encoded by the coding sequence ATGAAAAAAGACAATTGCATAGTAATTGGCATAGATCTGGGCGGCTCTGCCATTCGCCTCTCCACTGTTACCTCGCGCGGTAAAATCAGGTATTCAAGACGGGTGGACATTTCCGGACGTCGTGAGAAGAGGTACATACTTTCCTCCATCATAGAGAACATAACAGAACTGACTGTCATTGAAAAGCATGCCGGCAACAGGATATGTGCAGTAGGAATTGGCTCACCGGGAATAATTGACCTGGGCAAGGGGGTAGTAATCACCTCTCCAAATTTCACGGACTGGAAGGGGGTACGGTTAAAGTCAATCCTTGAAAATGCAGTCAATCTTCCTGTTGTGCTTGACAATGATGCAAACGCCGCTGCCTACGGTGAAAAATGGAAGGGCGCCGGACGCAGGGCAGACAGTCTTGTCTGCCTGACTATGGGCACAGGAATCGGGGGCGGCATTATTCTCAATGGCGAGGTATGGCATGGAGCGGATGGCATGGCAGGAGAAATAGGCCATATGACTGTAGACCCATCAGGCCCCCGCTGTAATTGCGGCAACTACGGCTGTCTCGAGGCGTATTCTTCAGCCACAGGTATGATACGCAGTGCAGTCGGGTCAATTAAACTGGGAAAAAGGTCATCCCTGAGGAGGCTGTCTTCCGGCAGGAGTGGCAATATAACGTCTAAGATGATCTATGACGCTGCCTTGACCGGCGACAGGCTCTCAATCAACATTCTCAACGATGCCGGGAAATATCTCGGTATCGCCATGGCCGGACTGATCAATATCCTGAATCCGGAAATGATAGTCCTGACCGGTGCTGTAACAGGGGCGTGGGATTTCTTTATGCCGGCTGCAATGATGGAAATGAGGAAAAGGGCGTATGAAGTCCTTACAGACAGGACAAAAATAGTACGAGGAAGGCTGGCAGATACTGCCGGCATAGTCGGCGCAGCCGGGCTGGCAATCAAACAGCTATGA
- a CDS encoding ABC-2 family transporter protein — translation MKKYISLFHINWQNSLQYRFSLVVYIGGYSIYICVLLYLWSAIYSEGQSVGNYTLSQLMTYYILQLMINSIIFSYVSWDVIDNIKTGNFSNFLTKPLDYYVYWFTINISGKMLEAVFIIITAGIVSIFVSDYISFPHNPVTLAYFIISIILGIILAFEMDFCIGMLTFWLTQVRTFKYMLQTMILFFAGAMLPLDLFPPFLTKTAELLPFRYLVYFPISIYLGTVEDLLPSFAMLLLWIILFFVLSRILLFRGIKRYEAVGA, via the coding sequence ATGAAAAAATATATATCGCTGTTCCATATAAACTGGCAAAACTCACTGCAGTACAGGTTTTCGCTTGTAGTATACATTGGAGGCTATTCCATCTACATATGCGTTCTGTTATATCTCTGGTCTGCCATTTACAGCGAAGGTCAGTCAGTCGGAAATTATACATTATCACAACTGATGACCTACTACATTCTTCAGCTCATGATTAATTCCATTATCTTCTCCTATGTAAGCTGGGATGTCATTGACAATATAAAAACAGGTAATTTTTCAAATTTTCTGACAAAACCTCTTGATTACTATGTCTACTGGTTCACCATAAACATATCGGGCAAGATGCTTGAGGCTGTATTCATCATTATCACAGCCGGAATCGTATCCATTTTTGTAAGCGATTATATATCATTCCCCCATAATCCGGTTACACTTGCCTATTTCATCATTTCAATAATCCTGGGTATCATCCTTGCCTTTGAGATGGATTTCTGTATTGGTATGCTGACCTTCTGGCTTACACAGGTGAGGACATTTAAATACATGCTTCAGACAATGATACTCTTTTTTGCAGGGGCAATGCTTCCACTTGACCTGTTTCCGCCATTTCTTACAAAAACAGCAGAATTACTCCCTTTCCGGTACCTTGTGTACTTCCCTATCAGCATATACCTCGGTACGGTTGAGGATCTCCTCCCCTCTTTCGCCATGCTGCTCCTGTGGATTATACTGTTCTTCGTCCTGTCCCGCATACTGCTGTTCAGGGGGATAAAAAGATATGAGGCTGTCGGAGCCTGA
- a CDS encoding ABC-2 family transporter protein, with the protein MIRILARYMRLYKAFFVQCLKEDMIYRSNFLTLVIMDIGFVCVSIILFSIIYGHVNTIAGWTFHQSVILIGTVGIVREMAYLTFRRGFLELGNHIRTGTFDMFMTRPIASGIHLGMRHLSISESLGEGMMGVVLVIYGFIHLDTWSWFIFPLYLLFVLNSLMIYYGFSLIINSIVFWVVKSQELNTVVYFFMETSRYPGDIYRGIGKVIFTFIIPIGIIATVPASALTGRLSPAFAILSLFIGLSFLATGLLVWKKSIEHYSSASG; encoded by the coding sequence ATGATCAGGATACTTGCCCGCTATATGCGGCTCTATAAGGCATTCTTTGTCCAGTGTCTGAAGGAAGATATGATCTACAGGTCTAACTTCCTTACACTGGTTATCATGGACATAGGCTTCGTATGCGTAAGCATAATCCTGTTCAGCATTATCTACGGTCATGTTAATACCATCGCCGGGTGGACATTCCATCAGTCCGTAATCCTGATAGGCACAGTCGGCATCGTGAGAGAGATGGCATATCTGACTTTCAGGCGTGGTTTTCTTGAGCTTGGTAACCACATACGCACAGGGACATTCGATATGTTTATGACAAGACCAATTGCATCCGGCATCCATCTCGGCATGAGACATCTGTCCATATCAGAAAGTCTCGGGGAAGGGATGATGGGCGTAGTCCTCGTCATATACGGATTCATTCATCTCGATACCTGGAGCTGGTTTATATTTCCCCTGTATTTATTATTTGTACTTAACTCACTGATGATTTATTACGGCTTCAGCCTTATAATTAACAGTATAGTGTTCTGGGTGGTCAAGTCGCAGGAGTTAAATACAGTCGTATATTTTTTTATGGAAACATCACGGTATCCCGGAGATATCTACAGGGGCATTGGCAAGGTGATATTCACCTTTATAATTCCAATTGGAATTATAGCAACGGTTCCGGCATCAGCGCTGACTGGTCGCCTGAGCCCTGCCTTCGCCATCCTGTCTCTTTTCATAGGACTGTCTTTCCTGGCAACAGGACTGCTGGTCTGGAAGAAGAGCATCGAACACTATTCATCGGCAAGCGGGTAA
- a CDS encoding ABC transporter ATP-binding protein has protein sequence MQNSILVRNLHKSYDYFRKEAGLRGSLKSLFWREKLFNEALKGISFDISKGELVGFLGPNGAGKTTTLKILSGILYPTSGEVSVLGHVPSKRDPAYQKQFSIVMGQKNQLWWDLPAQESFTLNREIYEIDEKLYRQNLSELTELFDIGDLIDVPVRKLSMGQRMKCELVAALLHSPKVLFLDEPTIGLDIISQDKIINYIEEYNRLKHTTVLLTSHYMRDVERLCKRVIVINHGAIIYDGSVEDLMAAYADHKIIRLRFSSEFEGDGLGKYGEVLERDRLSAVLKTERKTIASATSRILNDLPVDDLSVEDVEIEDVIKKIFAG, from the coding sequence ATGCAAAATTCGATACTTGTAAGAAACCTGCATAAATCCTACGACTACTTCAGGAAAGAGGCAGGTCTAAGGGGTTCTCTAAAGAGCCTGTTCTGGCGGGAAAAACTTTTTAATGAGGCATTAAAGGGGATATCCTTTGATATCAGCAAAGGTGAGCTGGTCGGTTTTCTGGGCCCGAATGGCGCCGGAAAGACGACTACACTCAAGATATTATCAGGCATACTCTACCCTACCAGCGGGGAGGTCTCAGTACTCGGCCACGTACCCTCGAAACGGGATCCGGCGTATCAAAAACAGTTCTCAATCGTAATGGGGCAGAAGAATCAGCTCTGGTGGGACCTTCCTGCACAGGAGTCTTTTACCCTGAACAGGGAGATATATGAGATTGACGAAAAACTCTACAGACAAAATCTTTCAGAACTTACAGAGTTATTTGACATAGGGGATCTGATTGATGTACCTGTAAGAAAATTATCCATGGGTCAGAGGATGAAGTGCGAGCTTGTGGCGGCCCTGCTCCACTCCCCAAAGGTCCTGTTCCTTGATGAACCTACCATTGGGCTTGATATTATCTCTCAGGACAAGATAATCAATTATATTGAAGAGTACAACAGATTAAAGCATACTACCGTCCTCCTTACAAGCCATTACATGCGGGATGTGGAGAGGCTCTGCAAAAGGGTTATCGTAATCAATCACGGAGCAATCATTTATGACGGTTCTGTTGAAGATCTTATGGCTGCATATGCTGACCACAAGATAATAAGGCTCCGGTTCTCATCGGAATTTGAAGGAGACGGACTCGGGAAGTACGGGGAAGTCCTTGAAAGGGACCGGCTGAGCGCAGTGTTGAAAACAGAGAGGAAAACCATAGCATCAGCCACTTCAAGAATTCTGAATGACCTGCCTGTAGATGACCTTTCAGTTGAAGATGTTGAAATCGAAGATGTCATAAAGAAGATTTTTGCAGGATGA
- the bamA gene encoding outer membrane protein assembly factor BamA translates to MNSRYKKLYLVVLLIISIYLPLPKLSNAEVESSIKQIDVTGNRRIETSTIISKISLKTGDTLSAGVIREEIQRLYGTDFFDDIRVVSDKSDDGVTLTFIVKERPILREVLYDGNEKITTDKLREKVTFITGVPVSQKQIKENVERLRELYREDGYYEATIIPVVSRSADDSVSVSFFIKEGKKIKIREIRVTGTVRISESSLLKIINTKRYKALTSWITDSGIFKEVEAQNDVDRIRDYYLDHGYVYIQVSGPEMEIIEGGQWMRLNFHVTEGEQFRIRNIDFSGNDIFKGDEIKQKIRLRNGMIFSRKTLRDDMGLITDMYGEKGYAFANVLPDIRPDDPSKVIDITFNIDKGEKITVRRINISGNEKTRDKVIRREVRLSEQGYLDTSSLKRSFQRLNNLNFFENVEIVPDTVSRDMVDLNIRVREKPTGAFSMGGGYSSVYGLVGMLDVTEGNLFGRGELLKLKGEFGELRTSYDITFKEPWFMDRPTSVTVNMFDTVRTFDAYNVNSRGGNIGLGRSFGEYWSGGITYGIQNITVGGEPPAGLEKGTTTTGSLITSVTRDTRDNYWDPRSGNRHNLSLEYADSFLGGDNIFAKYILDTTWYYPMIFDTAIMFHGRYGEGKGFRGDDLPANEKFYVGGIYTVRGFDYGRATTPSTVSGDPILGDLLGADKELIFNIEYIVPLVKDARINGVLFFDAGSGFGKDDSITTSDLRTSAGGGFRWFSPIGPLRLEWGYNLDPRPGERQGIWEFSIGSLF, encoded by the coding sequence ATGAATTCGCGATATAAGAAACTGTATCTTGTAGTCCTGCTGATTATTTCCATATATCTTCCATTACCCAAGTTAAGTAATGCAGAAGTTGAATCCAGTATAAAACAGATTGACGTAACCGGCAACAGACGCATTGAGACTTCAACGATCATTTCGAAGATCAGCTTAAAGACAGGTGACACCTTGTCAGCAGGTGTGATACGGGAGGAGATACAACGCCTCTATGGAACGGATTTCTTTGATGACATACGTGTTGTGTCTGATAAATCAGACGACGGTGTAACCCTGACTTTTATTGTCAAAGAAAGACCCATCCTCCGGGAAGTACTTTATGACGGAAACGAGAAAATCACGACCGACAAGTTAAGGGAAAAGGTGACGTTCATCACCGGTGTCCCAGTCAGTCAAAAGCAGATAAAAGAAAATGTTGAGAGGCTCAGAGAACTTTACAGGGAAGATGGTTATTATGAAGCGACTATTATACCTGTTGTCAGCAGGTCAGCAGACGATTCGGTATCCGTATCATTCTTTATCAAAGAGGGGAAAAAAATAAAGATAAGGGAGATACGCGTAACAGGCACAGTCAGGATATCCGAATCAAGCCTGCTTAAAATAATAAATACGAAACGTTACAAGGCACTCACATCGTGGATTACTGATTCAGGCATCTTCAAGGAGGTTGAGGCACAAAATGACGTGGACAGGATTCGTGATTACTATCTTGACCACGGATATGTTTATATACAGGTCAGCGGGCCTGAGATGGAGATAATAGAGGGCGGACAATGGATGCGGCTTAATTTCCATGTTACAGAGGGAGAGCAGTTCCGTATCAGGAACATTGATTTCAGTGGCAATGACATATTTAAAGGAGATGAAATAAAACAAAAGATACGGCTGCGCAACGGTATGATATTCAGCAGGAAAACACTTCGTGACGATATGGGATTGATTACGGACATGTATGGTGAAAAGGGATATGCTTTTGCAAACGTACTTCCTGACATAAGACCTGATGATCCTTCAAAAGTGATTGACATAACCTTCAACATTGATAAGGGAGAAAAGATCACAGTGCGCAGGATAAATATCAGCGGCAACGAAAAGACCCGGGACAAGGTAATACGCAGGGAAGTAAGGTTAAGTGAACAGGGTTATCTTGATACCAGTTCGCTCAAAAGGAGTTTTCAACGCCTCAATAATCTGAACTTTTTTGAGAATGTTGAGATAGTTCCTGATACCGTCAGCAGGGACATGGTTGATCTTAATATCAGGGTCAGGGAAAAGCCTACCGGTGCGTTCAGCATGGGAGGCGGATACAGTTCCGTATACGGGCTTGTCGGGATGCTGGACGTGACCGAAGGCAACCTCTTTGGAAGAGGAGAACTCCTTAAGTTAAAAGGAGAGTTTGGAGAACTCAGGACCAGCTATGACATTACGTTTAAAGAACCATGGTTTATGGACAGGCCTACGTCTGTGACTGTAAATATGTTCGATACGGTCAGGACGTTTGATGCCTATAATGTAAACAGCAGGGGTGGAAATATCGGATTAGGGAGATCATTCGGCGAATACTGGAGCGGCGGCATAACATACGGAATACAGAACATCACAGTCGGCGGAGAGCCGCCGGCCGGATTAGAGAAAGGAACGACGACAACCGGAAGCCTGATAACATCGGTTACAAGGGACACCAGGGATAACTACTGGGACCCCCGTTCAGGAAACAGGCATAACCTCTCTCTTGAGTATGCAGACTCATTTCTGGGAGGTGACAATATCTTTGCAAAATATATCCTCGATACAACGTGGTATTATCCCATGATATTTGATACTGCCATCATGTTCCATGGCAGATACGGAGAGGGAAAGGGATTCAGGGGTGACGACCTCCCTGCGAATGAAAAGTTCTACGTAGGCGGGATATATACAGTCAGGGGGTTCGATTACGGCAGGGCTACCACCCCTTCTACAGTATCAGGTGATCCCATTCTCGGAGATCTTTTAGGTGCTGACAAGGAACTGATATTTAATATAGAATATATCGTGCCTCTTGTTAAAGATGCCAGGATAAACGGGGTATTGTTTTTTGATGCAGGTTCAGGTTTTGGAAAAGATGACAGCATTACGACGTCGGATCTGAGAACAAGCGCCGGCGGCGGCTTCAGGTGGTTCTCTCCGATCGGTCCGCTGCGTCTTGAATGGGGATATAACCTTGATCCAAGGCCCGGAGAGCGTCAGGGCATTTGGGAATTTTCAATAGGATCGTTGTTTTAA
- a CDS encoding OmpH family outer membrane protein, whose amino-acid sequence MNLSKKMFYAVIAGLFLAIYTVLPVRAEDLKIGYIDAQRVLDESLKGKQVKDQLNEYVQSRQKIVDIEESELKDLQDELTKQGAVLSPSAKQEKEEQFQKRFMEYQKKVSELQKEIQQRRSDKIEEFNTELEKVARALGEKEGYSMILTNLDVNIILYAKQNLNLTDMVIKELDKGLTKDGDSRK is encoded by the coding sequence ATGAATCTCAGTAAAAAAATGTTTTATGCAGTTATCGCCGGTCTCTTTCTCGCCATATATACAGTGCTGCCTGTCAGGGCTGAAGATTTAAAGATCGGCTACATAGACGCTCAAAGAGTGCTGGATGAGAGTCTGAAGGGAAAGCAGGTCAAAGACCAGCTTAACGAGTATGTACAGAGCAGGCAGAAGATAGTTGACATTGAGGAATCTGAACTGAAAGACCTTCAGGATGAACTGACAAAACAGGGAGCGGTACTGAGTCCGTCCGCAAAGCAGGAGAAGGAAGAACAGTTTCAGAAAAGATTTATGGAATACCAGAAAAAGGTCTCAGAATTACAGAAGGAAATTCAGCAGAGAAGGAGCGACAAGATCGAAGAGTTCAACACTGAACTGGAAAAGGTGGCCAGGGCCCTGGGAGAAAAAGAGGGTTACTCCATGATCCTGACAAACCTTGATGTCAATATAATCCTCTACGCGAAACAAAATCTGAACCTTACTGATATGGTCATAAAGGAACTTGACAAGGGCCTTACTAAGGATGGAGACAGCAGGAAGTAG
- the lpxD gene encoding UDP-3-O-(3-hydroxymyristoyl)glucosamine N-acyltransferase translates to MKQNIEMTLGEIATRISGELINGRGDALISGVSGLKEAKAGEISFLAHRRYLRDLETTSASAVVIPNDVAFDRLPAIKVDNPYFAFSQLLHLFHDIPYTAGGIDENAIVGSNASLGQDVSIYPYVYIGNNACIGDRVTIYPFAFIGNDSIIGSNSVIYSNVTVREGCRIGERVIIHSGAVIGSDGFGYVTHQGMHHKIPQVGGVIIEDDVEIGANTTIDRGTRGNTIISRGTKIDNLIQVAHNVFVGEHCLFAAQSGIAGSSKTGNHVIMAGQSGVVDHVNVGNNVIITAQSAATKDIRDGETISGMPSMPHRNWLKAMAVFEDLPGIKKKVAELERRMAEIEEK, encoded by the coding sequence ATGAAACAGAACATAGAAATGACTCTTGGTGAGATCGCAACCAGGATCAGCGGAGAGCTGATAAATGGACGCGGTGATGCATTGATCTCAGGAGTCTCAGGGTTAAAAGAGGCAAAGGCGGGGGAGATCAGTTTTCTTGCACACAGAAGATACCTCAGGGACCTCGAGACAACTTCTGCATCGGCAGTGGTAATCCCTAATGACGTTGCATTTGACAGGCTGCCTGCCATAAAGGTAGACAATCCATACTTTGCCTTCTCACAACTCCTGCACCTGTTTCATGACATACCTTACACTGCAGGGGGTATAGATGAAAATGCCATTGTCGGAAGTAATGCGTCGCTTGGGCAGGATGTGTCCATATACCCTTATGTATATATAGGGAACAACGCATGCATTGGCGACAGAGTTACCATCTACCCCTTTGCATTTATTGGCAACGACTCAATCATAGGCAGCAACTCTGTCATTTACTCCAATGTCACTGTTCGAGAGGGGTGCAGGATCGGCGAGCGTGTTATAATACACTCCGGCGCTGTAATAGGGAGCGACGGCTTTGGATACGTGACACATCAGGGCATGCACCATAAGATACCGCAGGTTGGAGGTGTAATCATTGAAGATGATGTGGAAATTGGCGCCAATACCACGATTGACCGGGGGACAAGGGGCAACACAATCATCAGCAGGGGCACAAAGATTGATAACCTGATACAAGTGGCACACAATGTCTTCGTGGGGGAACACTGCCTTTTTGCTGCTCAGTCCGGAATCGCAGGCAGTTCAAAAACAGGAAACCATGTAATAATGGCAGGGCAGTCCGGGGTGGTTGATCACGTCAATGTGGGAAATAATGTTATAATAACCGCCCAGTCCGCAGCCACAAAGGATATCAGAGATGGTGAAACAATATCCGGCATGCCTTCCATGCCCCATAGAAACTGGCTGAAGGCAATGGCTGTGTTTGAAGACCTCCCTGGGATAAAGAAGAAGGTTGCAGAGCTTGAGAGACGAATGGCTGAGATAGAAGAGAAATAA
- the fabZ gene encoding 3-hydroxyacyl-ACP dehydratase FabZ, with amino-acid sequence MDIKEILRILPHRYPFLLVDRITEIELFKRITGIKNVTMNEGFFQGHFPNFPVMPGVLIIEAMAQVGCVLAFKSAETTMDLSNKLVYFAGIDDARFRRPVLPGDQIKFEVELIKSKGMFWKLKGLATVDGETACDAEIMAMVGDK; translated from the coding sequence ATGGATATAAAAGAAATTCTCCGCATACTCCCTCACCGCTACCCATTCCTTCTCGTTGACAGGATAACAGAAATAGAATTATTCAAGCGGATTACAGGAATAAAGAATGTGACCATGAATGAGGGCTTTTTTCAGGGACATTTTCCAAATTTCCCTGTCATGCCGGGTGTACTGATAATCGAGGCAATGGCACAGGTAGGTTGCGTACTGGCATTTAAATCAGCAGAGACTACAATGGATTTGTCAAATAAGCTGGTATACTTCGCCGGCATAGATGATGCCAGGTTCAGGAGGCCTGTACTGCCCGGAGATCAGATCAAATTTGAGGTAGAGCTCATTAAATCAAAGGGAATGTTCTGGAAATTAAAGGGACTGGCCACTGTTGACGGCGAAACAGCCTGCGATGCTGAAATTATGGCAATGGTCGGAGACAAGTAA
- the lpxA gene encoding acyl-ACP--UDP-N-acetylglucosamine O-acyltransferase: MNKIHNTAIIDPKAELAEDVTVGPYSIIGPHVRIGRGTVIDSHALIDRWTEIGSECRISSFTSIGTPPQDISYAGEETRIVIGDRNTIREYATIHRGTKKGGGITTVGSDNYIMSYVHIAHDCRIGNHIVMANAATLGGHVRVEDYAVIGGLTGVHQFVRIGAYSMVGACSAVSLDVPPYVSAVGNRAELFGLNIVGLRRHGFDKTRVQKIKKAYNTLFRSKHQLKDALINVLDEIPDSDDVKQMVIFIKETKRGICR, from the coding sequence ATGAATAAAATTCATAATACAGCAATAATAGATCCAAAGGCTGAGCTGGCAGAGGATGTGACCGTGGGCCCCTACTCCATCATCGGCCCACATGTCAGGATCGGCAGAGGGACTGTGATTGATTCACATGCCTTAATTGACCGCTGGACAGAGATAGGCAGCGAATGCAGGATATCATCCTTTACGTCAATAGGGACGCCACCGCAGGATATTTCTTATGCAGGTGAAGAAACGCGCATAGTCATAGGGGACAGGAACACAATACGTGAATACGCCACCATACACAGGGGCACAAAAAAGGGCGGCGGCATTACAACAGTAGGCTCTGATAATTATATAATGTCATACGTACATATAGCTCATGACTGCCGGATAGGAAACCACATAGTCATGGCTAATGCGGCAACACTTGGCGGACACGTCAGGGTTGAAGATTATGCAGTAATAGGAGGACTTACAGGGGTCCATCAGTTTGTCCGGATAGGCGCATACTCCATGGTCGGCGCATGTTCCGCCGTATCCCTTGATGTGCCTCCATATGTATCAGCAGTCGGCAACAGGGCAGAGCTCTTTGGACTGAACATTGTAGGACTACGGAGACATGGTTTTGACAAGACAAGGGTCCAGAAGATAAAGAAGGCTTATAACACACTCTTCAGATCAAAGCATCAGCTCAAGGATGCACTGATTAATGTCCTCGATGAAATACCTGATTCCGATGATGTCAAACAGATGGTAATTTTCATCAAAGAAACAAAGCGTGGAATATGCCGGTGA
- the lpxI gene encoding UDP-2,3-diacylglucosamine diphosphatase LpxI (LpxI, functionally equivalent to LpxH, replaces it in LPS biosynthesis in a minority of bacteria.) has product MKLGIVAGDGNFPALIAEAARKSGCTIVAIAHIGLTSPDIEKAADTVYWIKLGKLTGLIDILKKEGVEEAIMAGGVSKKLLFTNTMPDARALALLAGLKDRKDDTILRAIAGELEKEGITVNEATSYVKAILAEKGTLTKTAPSAEEWADIQFGTIMAKEVGRLDIGQCVIVKNRAVIAVEAVEGTDETILRGGRLANGGATVVKVCKPEQDKRFDLPTVGPATIKCMAETKARILAVEAGLTIMIDKDEMLRAAEEAGISIVGISSADLYDQPKAE; this is encoded by the coding sequence ATGAAACTTGGAATCGTAGCCGGAGACGGGAATTTCCCTGCACTAATAGCTGAGGCCGCAAGAAAAAGCGGCTGCACAATAGTGGCAATTGCACACATCGGCCTGACCTCACCTGACATTGAAAAGGCAGCAGATACGGTTTACTGGATTAAATTAGGAAAGCTGACCGGGTTGATAGATATACTTAAAAAAGAGGGTGTGGAAGAGGCGATAATGGCTGGCGGCGTCAGTAAAAAGCTGTTATTTACGAATACTATGCCTGATGCAAGGGCGCTTGCGCTGCTGGCAGGACTTAAAGACAGGAAAGATGACACAATCCTCAGGGCTATAGCCGGTGAATTGGAAAAAGAGGGAATTACTGTAAATGAGGCAACATCGTATGTTAAGGCTATTCTCGCTGAAAAGGGGACGCTGACAAAAACAGCCCCGTCTGCTGAAGAATGGGCGGACATACAATTTGGAACAATTATGGCTAAAGAAGTCGGGAGGCTCGATATAGGACAGTGCGTCATAGTCAAAAACAGGGCGGTAATTGCAGTAGAGGCTGTAGAGGGCACTGATGAAACCATACTCCGCGGGGGCAGGCTTGCCAACGGCGGGGCAACAGTAGTTAAAGTGTGCAAGCCTGAACAGGACAAACGGTTTGACCTTCCAACAGTAGGCCCAGCAACAATTAAATGCATGGCTGAGACTAAAGCAAGGATACTTGCTGTAGAAGCAGGATTGACAATCATGATAGATAAGGATGAAATGCTCAGGGCTGCAGAAGAAGCAGGTATATCCATTGTGGGGATTAGCAGCGCCGACCTTTATGATCAGCCTAAAGCGGAATGA
- a CDS encoding Gfo/Idh/MocA family oxidoreductase has product MNNKIKVAVIGVGYLGEHHARIYSSMNDVDLVGVVDSNKARADEMAAKYSARAYYDYRELPGDVKAASIVVPTVLHHKTALDFIRRNIDVLIEKPVTTTIEEADDLIKEAQKRGVILQVGHVERFNSAYKHMQKQITRPGFIETHRLGPYVGRGIDVDVILDLMIHDIDIILSIVRSGVVDIKAIGVPVLTNSIDMANARLEFSNGCVANLTASRVSRERVRKIRIFQPDTYITLDYAQQGMGIYRRIIEDNKVKISSDDIKLEKEDSLSAELASFINAVRNRSTPAVSGEDGREALRIAIKIREDAEKRLSASQI; this is encoded by the coding sequence GTGAACAATAAAATAAAAGTTGCAGTAATCGGAGTAGGATATCTTGGAGAGCATCACGCAAGGATCTACTCTTCCATGAATGATGTTGACCTTGTTGGTGTCGTTGACTCAAATAAGGCACGTGCGGATGAGATGGCTGCTAAATACTCTGCAAGGGCATACTATGACTACAGGGAGTTGCCAGGGGATGTCAAGGCAGCAAGCATTGTTGTCCCCACTGTTCTCCACCATAAGACAGCGCTTGATTTTATAAGACGTAACATTGATGTCCTGATAGAGAAGCCTGTCACAACGACAATAGAAGAGGCTGACGACCTTATTAAAGAGGCGCAGAAACGGGGCGTAATTCTGCAGGTCGGTCATGTTGAACGATTCAACTCAGCATATAAGCATATGCAAAAACAGATCACCAGGCCAGGCTTCATAGAAACCCACAGGCTCGGTCCGTATGTAGGCCGTGGCATTGATGTGGATGTGATTCTGGATCTGATGATTCATGACATTGACATAATCCTCTCCATCGTACGGTCCGGGGTCGTTGATATTAAGGCAATAGGTGTCCCAGTACTTACGAACAGTATTGATATGGCAAATGCGCGACTGGAATTCTCAAACGGCTGTGTGGCAAATCTTACTGCAAGCCGCGTATCAAGGGAACGCGTAAGAAAGATACGGATATTCCAGCCAGATACATACATAACACTCGATTATGCTCAACAGGGCATGGGCATATACAGGAGAATAATCGAGGATAACAAGGTGAAAATATCGAGTGATGATATAAAGCTCGAAAAAGAGGATTCCCTCTCAGCAGAGCTTGCATCCTTCATAAATGCAGTCCGGAACAGATCAACACCGGCAGTATCAGGAGAAGACGGCAGAGAGGCCCTGAGAATAGCCATAAAAATACGTGAAGATGCTGAAAAACGCCTGTCCGCCTCTCAGATTTAA